Proteins found in one Agaribacterium sp. ZY112 genomic segment:
- the bfr gene encoding bacterioferritin translates to MKANADVVARLNQVLCTELTSINRFFLHARMYKNWGFERLNEAAYKKSIKDMKQSDKLIERILFLEGLPNLQKLNPLLIGEDTKEMLACDLKFQLAQVAELKDAIALCEQVQDYVSRDLLSEILEYEEDIVDWLETQEYQIENMGLANYLQAQIEEE, encoded by the coding sequence ATGAAAGCCAATGCCGATGTTGTTGCACGCCTTAACCAAGTGCTGTGCACCGAACTCACCTCGATTAACCGCTTTTTCTTACATGCGCGCATGTATAAAAACTGGGGCTTTGAGCGCTTAAACGAAGCCGCTTATAAAAAGTCTATTAAAGACATGAAGCAAAGCGACAAACTTATTGAGCGTATTTTGTTTTTAGAAGGCCTGCCCAATTTACAAAAGCTTAATCCTTTGTTGATTGGTGAAGATACCAAAGAGATGCTCGCGTGCGATCTAAAGTTTCAGCTTGCTCAAGTTGCCGAGCTAAAAGACGCTATCGCCCTATGTGAACAGGTACAAGATTACGTTAGTCGCGATTTACTTTCTGAGATTTTGGAATACGAAGAAGACATCGTCGACTGGCTTGAAACTCAAGAGTATCAAATTGAAAACATGGGCTTGGCAAATTATCTACAAGCTCAAATCGAGGAGGAATAA
- the bfr gene encoding bacterioferritin, translating into MKGNDKIIAELNRLLSYELAAMDQYFLHSEMYADWGFSKLAARIGHEFDDEKGHAQKLIARILFLEGKPDMVTRHDINIGEDVPAMLQSDLDVEYAVDAALKEVIALCESEKDYVTRDMLSVLLEDTEVDHAWWLEQQLGLIKRVGLENYLQSQM; encoded by the coding sequence ATGAAAGGCAATGACAAAATTATCGCGGAATTAAATCGTCTCTTAAGCTACGAACTAGCTGCGATGGATCAGTACTTCCTTCACTCAGAAATGTACGCCGATTGGGGTTTCAGTAAATTAGCTGCACGCATTGGCCATGAATTTGATGATGAAAAAGGCCATGCGCAGAAGTTAATTGCGCGTATATTGTTCTTAGAAGGCAAACCCGACATGGTCACGCGCCACGACATCAATATTGGCGAAGATGTACCGGCTATGCTGCAAAGTGATTTAGATGTTGAATACGCTGTTGATGCGGCACTGAAAGAAGTCATCGCACTATGTGAAAGCGAAAAAGATTATGTAACTCGCGATATGCTGAGTGTTTTATTGGAAGATACCGAGGTCGACCACGCTTGGTGGTTAGAACAGCAACTGGGCTTAATAAAACGTGTCGGTTTAGAAAATTACCTACAGAGCCAAATGTAA
- a CDS encoding di-heme oxidoredictase family protein, with protein MNSSYLYAALLGLSLSACGGASGSSTDSGSGGNSGPSPSPSPSADQIEHLAAGDATVAVKNSNAFSEHSNNLKGSDKIVSFNLGNDFFENPWVAGSASTSSRDGLGGLFNNNACQDCHVRDGRGHAPMVSATEDGTDFSTILLRAAKSEISADTVTAMHNGIMANVGDSTVGGQLQQDSVSDVQPEVELSVSYSDVTVSFADGHDVVLRKPEWHMISTYAAEGYDFDDDTIFSARVAPQMIGLGLIALIPELDIVALADENDSNGDGISGKANYVWSVKDDAVRLGRFGWKSGQPSLIEQAAGAFLNDMGLTSRFHQNESCMAHQEDCQLTANGNGDANEDYNYEVSDKILDAVGFYSAHLAVPERRDAYSDDVQAGKTLFNEAGCVDCHVASYVTETDPEFPELSGQTIFPYTDMLLHDMGEELADFDKDNRPASASVAYEFQANAREWRTSPLWGIGLAKAVDPEATFLHDGRARTILEAVLWHGGEAQAAKEKVLQFTAKEREQFMAFLNDL; from the coding sequence ATGAACAGCAGTTATTTATATGCCGCGCTATTAGGCTTAAGCCTAAGTGCTTGTGGCGGCGCTAGTGGCTCAAGTACGGATTCAGGCAGTGGTGGTAATTCCGGCCCCTCGCCTAGCCCTAGTCCATCGGCAGATCAAATTGAGCACTTAGCTGCGGGTGATGCAACGGTAGCAGTGAAAAATTCCAATGCATTTTCTGAGCACAGTAATAACCTAAAAGGCAGCGACAAAATAGTTAGCTTTAATTTAGGTAATGATTTTTTTGAAAACCCCTGGGTTGCAGGTAGTGCAAGTACGTCTTCACGAGATGGTCTAGGAGGTTTATTTAATAATAATGCGTGCCAAGACTGTCACGTACGCGATGGCCGTGGGCACGCACCGATGGTAAGTGCTACAGAAGATGGCACTGATTTCTCGACTATTTTATTGCGTGCTGCAAAAAGTGAAATAAGCGCAGACACCGTAACAGCAATGCATAATGGCATCATGGCTAATGTTGGTGATAGCACGGTTGGCGGCCAGCTACAGCAAGATTCAGTCTCTGATGTACAGCCTGAAGTTGAATTGAGTGTTAGCTACAGTGATGTCACTGTTAGTTTTGCCGATGGTCATGACGTGGTATTGCGAAAGCCTGAGTGGCATATGATCAGTACCTATGCCGCAGAGGGCTATGACTTTGATGACGACACGATTTTTTCAGCGCGCGTTGCCCCCCAAATGATTGGGCTTGGCCTAATTGCGTTGATCCCCGAGTTGGATATTGTTGCCTTGGCTGATGAAAATGACAGCAATGGTGATGGCATTAGTGGTAAGGCCAATTACGTATGGAGTGTTAAAGATGACGCTGTTCGTTTGGGGCGTTTTGGTTGGAAATCAGGCCAGCCTTCGTTAATTGAACAAGCTGCGGGTGCTTTCTTAAATGATATGGGCTTGACCAGTCGTTTCCATCAAAATGAAAGTTGCATGGCACACCAAGAGGATTGTCAGCTAACAGCGAATGGTAATGGCGATGCAAATGAAGATTACAACTATGAAGTAAGCGACAAAATTCTTGATGCGGTTGGTTTTTATTCTGCCCATCTAGCGGTACCAGAGCGTCGTGATGCTTATAGTGACGATGTGCAAGCGGGTAAAACTCTATTTAATGAAGCCGGTTGTGTTGATTGTCATGTTGCTTCTTATGTGACAGAGACCGATCCTGAATTCCCTGAGCTAAGCGGACAAACTATTTTCCCTTATACGGATATGTTGCTTCATGACATGGGAGAAGAGTTAGCCGATTTCGACAAAGATAATCGTCCTGCTAGTGCGTCAGTCGCTTATGAATTTCAAGCTAACGCACGCGAGTGGCGAACCTCTCCTTTATGGGGTATCGGTTTAGCAAAAGCGGTTGACCCTGAAGCTACATTTTTACACGATGGGCGTGCTCGCACTATACTTGAAGCGGTATTGTGGCATGGCGGCGAAGCGCAAGCGGCTAAAGAAAAGGTATTACAATTTACTGCTAAAGAGCGTGAGCAGTTTATGGCGTTTTTAAACGATTTGTAA
- a CDS encoding imelysin family protein codes for MSYINRALVSAALALGLAACVGDDDGVSEHDVKSNYSAMAYAAYSDSLDSALVLKSAVDTFIASPSEANLDTAKAAYKEARKPYQQSEIMRWDTPITLGKALDSDGGPASVDDWEGQVNAWPLDENHIVALIEGDEEINIDLLLAQNGANDNEANVTTGVHAVEFMLWGEDTHGTEAGSGERPASDYDVANCADDFCERRALYLDAAMDLLVQDLTEMKAEWSPEAEATAGTLANNFLNSDDALDYIMGAIRNMASDELASARMSAGLELGDPEEEHDCFSDFSHIAIFYNFQAVRNAWYGHYYKTDGGSVRGAGLADIVFERDIATYVYIEDALNSIESKMKAIKDAGERTENTVRYDQIIGQDANGTERKIAENAVDELVAIDELFAMATDILSLDVEGPDGSGD; via the coding sequence GTGAGCTACATTAACCGAGCATTAGTCAGCGCAGCGCTGGCCTTAGGTCTTGCTGCTTGTGTGGGCGACGACGATGGCGTCAGTGAACATGACGTAAAAAGTAACTACAGCGCTATGGCTTATGCGGCCTACAGCGACTCTTTAGACAGCGCCTTGGTACTGAAAAGTGCGGTTGATACCTTTATTGCCTCGCCAAGCGAAGCCAATTTAGATACGGCTAAGGCGGCTTATAAAGAGGCTCGTAAGCCTTATCAGCAAAGTGAAATTATGCGTTGGGATACCCCAATCACCTTAGGCAAAGCGCTTGATAGTGATGGTGGCCCTGCGAGTGTCGATGATTGGGAGGGGCAGGTAAATGCTTGGCCTTTGGATGAGAATCATATTGTTGCTTTGATCGAAGGTGACGAAGAGATCAATATTGATTTATTGCTGGCTCAGAATGGCGCTAACGATAACGAGGCGAATGTCACCACTGGCGTACATGCGGTTGAGTTTATGCTTTGGGGAGAGGATACACACGGAACCGAAGCGGGTTCTGGTGAGCGCCCAGCTAGTGACTACGATGTGGCTAACTGTGCGGATGACTTCTGTGAGCGTCGTGCTTTGTATCTAGATGCAGCTATGGATTTGCTTGTTCAAGATCTAACAGAGATGAAAGCTGAGTGGAGCCCAGAAGCCGAAGCAACGGCAGGTACTTTGGCAAATAATTTCTTAAACAGTGATGATGCCCTTGATTACATTATGGGTGCGATTCGCAACATGGCTAGCGATGAGCTTGCTTCTGCGCGCATGAGTGCAGGCCTTGAGTTGGGTGATCCAGAAGAAGAGCATGATTGTTTTAGTGACTTCAGCCATATCGCGATTTTTTACAATTTTCAGGCCGTGCGTAATGCTTGGTATGGACATTATTACAAGACCGACGGTGGCAGTGTACGTGGTGCTGGTTTAGCCGATATCGTATTTGAGCGCGACATCGCGACCTATGTTTATATCGAAGATGCTCTAAATAGTATTGAAAGCAAAATGAAGGCGATTAAAGACGCTGGTGAGCGTACTGAAAATACAGTGCGTTACGACCAAATCATCGGCCAAGATGCGAATGGTACAGAGCGTAAAATTGCTGAAAACGCGGTTGATGAGCTAGTTGCTATCGATGAGTTATTTGCTATGGCAACAGACATTCTATCTCTGGATGTGGAAGGTCCTGATGGCAGTGGTGACTAA
- a CDS encoding sterol desaturase family protein, with amino-acid sequence MNLPSKQLLQQLSSELGFFANAHMRIFWLYLACAILVVGLTALMQPTKRKKIKAAIKPAMWWNYSSAIDLQWYLINRILKLAVLVPLFGTQLAFAFTINRWLYMSFGEGNFWRLNHTITALLFSCCLFISEDFSRFLVHWAQHKLPWLWRFHAIHHSASTLTPLTLYRIHPIELCINSLRSIVIGGAISGLFLYAFSGQLSLIDVLGVNVFLFAFNMAGANLRHSPFYIGFGKAEKLFISPAQHQIHHSLQQRHYDKNFGSCLAIWDKLFGSWLASKDEKVEKFGLDNVSARNNILKQLVGHKA; translated from the coding sequence ATGAACCTACCCAGCAAACAACTACTGCAGCAGCTAAGCAGCGAGCTTGGCTTTTTTGCCAATGCGCATATGCGCATCTTCTGGCTCTATCTTGCTTGTGCCATCTTGGTCGTTGGCCTAACAGCCCTGATGCAGCCAACAAAACGCAAAAAAATTAAAGCGGCCATAAAACCGGCTATGTGGTGGAACTATTCCAGTGCGATCGACCTACAGTGGTACCTCATAAACCGCATACTAAAACTCGCTGTCTTAGTACCGCTTTTTGGCACTCAGCTCGCATTTGCTTTTACTATTAACCGTTGGCTATATATGAGTTTCGGAGAAGGGAATTTCTGGCGGCTGAATCACACCATAACCGCTCTATTGTTTAGCTGCTGCTTATTTATTAGTGAGGATTTCAGCCGTTTTTTAGTGCATTGGGCCCAACACAAACTACCTTGGCTTTGGCGCTTTCATGCCATCCATCACAGTGCAAGCACACTAACACCACTTACACTTTACCGCATTCACCCTATTGAACTATGCATTAACAGCTTGCGTAGTATTGTGATCGGCGGGGCGATAAGTGGTTTATTTCTCTATGCTTTTTCTGGGCAGCTAAGCTTGATCGATGTACTCGGCGTAAATGTCTTCTTATTTGCCTTTAACATGGCGGGGGCCAACCTACGTCACAGCCCTTTTTATATTGGCTTTGGTAAAGCTGAAAAATTATTTATTAGCCCTGCCCAACATCAGATTCACCACAGCCTACAGCAAAGACATTACGACAAAAATTTTGGCTCATGCCTAGCTATATGGGACAAATTATTTGGTAGCTGGTTAGCGAGTAAAGATGAAAAAGTAGAAAAATTTGGTTTAGATAATGTGTCGGCAAGAAATAATATTTTAAAACAATTAGTAGGCCATAAAGCTTAG
- a CDS encoding TonB-dependent receptor domain-containing protein, protein MKFKKTALSLAVLASTHGAFADTQDQATADENIENVEVWGTQVRASSVFMSEEAIISKQADHLSDLLREIPGVDVGGAHSLNQRITIRSMDDKDINITIDGASQNNYMYHHMGNLQIHADILQAVDIEVGSNSVLNGGLGGSVRFETKSANQLLSADERVGGRVKGTASDNGSDDVSASIWADVGADFDVLAYYNYIEKNNFEVGGGEIKDADGNKVPGTDGKVRGLEGTVNSGLFKLGWDLASNQRLVLGYEAYRDEGDYSYRPDMGLATDSAISSGTGTPLLWPTEYTRDTFTLNYDADFSDHTTVKATLSDNSSSLWRDETGYAQSTIPRFQSFAAVVEGDADNYGLNVLASTSLGVNEFSYGLDYVKYSTNYQASYTSGIQDSSEESSSNSAFFIQDRIALGSQFTLVPGVRYDSVDVDSVVVNKTFSDSSLALALEFQPMDSLLLRLSSTEIFQAPELAEVFVGAGLYDTPNQDINAESGVNSEFSVAYGDDVFGADQFTAGITFFQTQINEYIYDYAVADPENAPRDTWKDNIGDMSITGAEAYLGYQVGALNALLTYATADSDLDAYAQYPQYQGSRLDRSQGDSWSFNLGYDLSAANLALSWNFLIVDDLASVDTNSQLDGAGTDNSKAGYQVHNVSANWQATESLNVILGIDNLFDEYYVSQSSRTGSSFHPVFGDLYLNDYEPGRNIKATVAYQF, encoded by the coding sequence ATGAAATTTAAAAAAACAGCCTTATCATTAGCTGTTCTTGCTTCTACACATGGCGCCTTTGCGGATACGCAGGATCAAGCAACTGCAGATGAAAACATTGAAAATGTTGAAGTCTGGGGTACTCAGGTACGCGCATCGAGCGTATTTATGAGTGAAGAAGCCATTATTAGTAAGCAGGCCGATCATTTAAGTGATTTATTACGTGAAATACCGGGTGTTGATGTGGGGGGGGCGCATAGCTTAAATCAACGGATTACTATCCGCTCTATGGATGACAAAGACATCAATATCACTATTGATGGCGCTAGCCAAAATAACTATATGTATCACCATATGGGAAACTTGCAAATTCACGCTGATATTCTTCAGGCTGTTGATATTGAAGTGGGTTCTAACTCCGTTTTAAATGGTGGCCTTGGTGGCTCAGTACGTTTTGAAACGAAAAGTGCGAACCAATTATTAAGTGCAGATGAGCGTGTTGGTGGACGTGTGAAGGGTACGGCTTCTGATAATGGCTCCGATGATGTATCGGCCTCTATTTGGGCTGATGTTGGGGCAGATTTTGATGTGCTGGCTTATTACAATTACATTGAAAAAAATAATTTTGAAGTTGGTGGCGGCGAAATTAAAGATGCCGATGGCAACAAGGTGCCTGGTACCGATGGTAAAGTTCGTGGTTTAGAGGGAACAGTCAATAGCGGTTTGTTTAAACTGGGTTGGGACCTGGCTTCTAATCAGCGTTTGGTTCTTGGTTATGAAGCCTACCGTGATGAAGGCGATTATTCGTATCGTCCAGACATGGGCTTGGCAACGGATAGTGCTATTTCTTCAGGTACAGGTACGCCTTTGCTTTGGCCTACAGAATATACTCGTGATACGTTTACGCTCAATTACGATGCCGACTTTTCTGATCATACAACTGTAAAAGCAACGTTATCTGATAACTCTAGTTCTTTATGGCGTGATGAAACGGGGTACGCCCAAAGTACGATTCCGCGTTTCCAGAGTTTTGCTGCAGTGGTTGAAGGTGATGCTGATAACTACGGTTTAAATGTATTGGCCAGTACAAGCTTGGGTGTTAACGAATTTAGTTATGGCTTGGATTACGTTAAGTACTCAACCAATTACCAAGCAAGTTATACATCAGGCATACAAGATAGCAGTGAAGAATCTTCATCAAATAGCGCTTTCTTTATTCAAGATCGGATTGCCTTAGGTTCTCAGTTTACCCTAGTTCCGGGTGTTCGTTATGACTCAGTTGATGTCGATTCGGTGGTTGTGAATAAGACATTTAGTGATAGCTCTTTGGCTTTGGCTTTAGAGTTTCAGCCGATGGATAGTTTGTTATTGCGATTGAGTAGTACTGAAATATTCCAAGCACCAGAGCTTGCAGAGGTTTTTGTTGGCGCAGGTCTTTACGATACACCGAATCAAGATATTAACGCTGAGAGTGGGGTAAACAGTGAATTTTCTGTGGCCTATGGTGATGATGTTTTTGGTGCGGATCAGTTTACGGCAGGTATTACCTTTTTCCAGACCCAAATTAATGAGTATATATACGATTATGCTGTAGCCGATCCTGAAAATGCCCCTCGTGATACTTGGAAAGATAATATAGGTGATATGAGCATTACCGGTGCTGAAGCTTATCTTGGTTATCAAGTTGGAGCGCTTAATGCGTTGTTAACTTATGCTACTGCTGATTCAGATTTAGATGCCTATGCTCAGTACCCTCAGTATCAGGGGTCACGCTTAGATCGTTCACAAGGTGATAGCTGGAGTTTTAATTTGGGGTATGACTTAAGCGCAGCTAATTTGGCTTTGAGCTGGAACTTCCTTATTGTTGATGATTTAGCTTCGGTAGATACGAATAGTCAACTTGATGGTGCAGGTACTGATAACAGTAAGGCTGGCTATCAAGTACATAATGTCTCTGCTAATTGGCAAGCGACGGAATCTTTAAATGTGATTCTTGGCATTGATAACCTGTTTGATGAATACTATGTAAGTCAGTCTTCTCGTACGGGCTCGAGTTTCCACCCGGTATTTGGTGACTTGTACCTAAATGATTATGAGCCGGGTCGCAATATTAAAGCGACAGTAGCTTATCAGTTCTAA
- a CDS encoding DUF4198 domain-containing protein — protein MKFKFVLVLVSLLVSVQASAHKRWFLPSDFSLSDAEFITVDFTASNNVFYVDKAMPLSGVKVYSPSMQPLELKNTLQGERRSSFDVELKDKGTYRIVSESPAIYFSSYIDEKGETVRNRGTLEALKKSAPKDAKELKFARAVSTLETYVSLGSGSKSKPSQAEGIQLVMHSHVNELYSDEPAQLVFVLNGKPAQELKVSVVAEGTRYRDDLDEKHFKTDEQGKVSIDWPHAGRFLIEAQTAMPSDKDGIAMQFYTYYLSVEVLKP, from the coding sequence ATGAAGTTTAAGTTTGTTTTGGTTTTGGTAAGTCTGCTTGTTTCTGTGCAGGCATCGGCACACAAACGCTGGTTTCTCCCGAGTGACTTTTCGTTAAGTGATGCCGAATTTATTACGGTCGATTTCACCGCAAGTAATAATGTTTTTTATGTTGATAAGGCAATGCCTCTTAGTGGGGTTAAAGTTTATTCGCCTTCCATGCAGCCGCTTGAACTTAAAAACACGTTACAGGGCGAGCGCCGTTCTAGCTTTGATGTGGAGCTAAAAGATAAAGGGACCTATCGTATCGTGTCTGAAAGCCCTGCTATTTATTTTTCCTCTTATATTGATGAAAAAGGTGAGACGGTTAGAAATCGAGGTACGCTTGAGGCTTTAAAAAAGAGCGCGCCCAAAGATGCCAAGGAGCTAAAGTTCGCTCGTGCAGTGTCAACGCTAGAAACATATGTAAGCTTGGGTTCAGGTAGTAAATCCAAGCCGTCTCAAGCAGAAGGTATACAGCTTGTTATGCATAGCCATGTTAACGAACTCTATAGTGATGAGCCTGCTCAACTGGTTTTTGTGCTTAATGGTAAGCCTGCGCAAGAGTTAAAGGTAAGTGTGGTCGCTGAGGGCACCCGCTATCGTGATGACTTAGATGAGAAACATTTTAAAACCGATGAGCAAGGCAAGGTGAGTATAGATTGGCCTCATGCAGGCCGGTTTTTAATCGAAGCACAAACCGCGATGCCTTCAGATAAAGACGGTATTGCAATGCAGTTTTACACCTACTACCTAAGTGTCGAAGTTCTAAAGCCATAA
- a CDS encoding DUF2271 domain-containing protein: MKLMNSFYILLSFGVCLAASADELRVELEIPQIKTAEYHRPYVAVWIEDSQRQIDQYLALWLEQEKWHRDLRYWWRRGGKNTQLPIDGISGATRKPGLYRFNANIDNAQDYKLVVEAVREVGGRELIKVPLAEIDGEKVLIGERELGQLTIKLEK, encoded by the coding sequence ATGAAGTTAATGAATTCCTTTTATATATTGTTGTCGTTTGGTGTTTGTCTGGCCGCTTCTGCTGATGAGCTCCGTGTTGAGCTTGAAATCCCGCAAATTAAGACGGCGGAATATCATCGGCCTTATGTTGCTGTTTGGATAGAAGACTCTCAGCGTCAGATTGATCAGTATCTTGCTCTGTGGTTAGAGCAAGAAAAATGGCATCGTGATTTACGTTATTGGTGGCGACGTGGAGGAAAAAACACTCAGCTTCCTATCGATGGCATAAGCGGTGCAACCCGTAAACCCGGTCTATATCGCTTTAATGCAAATATAGACAATGCACAAGATTACAAGCTTGTGGTTGAGGCAGTGCGTGAAGTGGGTGGTAGAGAGCTCATTAAAGTCCCCCTTGCTGAAATAGACGGGGAAAAAGTGCTTATAGGTGAGCGCGAATTAGGCCAGTTAACGATAAAGTTGGAGAAATAA
- a CDS encoding PepSY-associated TM helix domain-containing protein — MPASLIKFCRTVHWISSAIALIGVLFFALTGLTLNHPEWFAGKRSSQYQELQLDEAWLSRFSISSEAEAFQQLTQFVNQQWSLPVPTNIDRDEFEWVMDYQRPGGVSTVVLDLEVGLLTYEKESDGVIALINDLHKGRHSGLVWSLFIDVSAILALVFALSGLVLLWAYCKKRPSTWPLVLAGLAVPLVIYGVFVP; from the coding sequence ATGCCCGCCTCGTTGATCAAGTTTTGTCGTACTGTGCATTGGATCAGTTCGGCTATTGCGCTTATTGGTGTGTTGTTCTTTGCCCTCACGGGGCTGACCTTAAATCATCCCGAGTGGTTTGCTGGCAAGCGTTCTAGCCAATATCAGGAGCTGCAGCTAGATGAGGCATGGTTAAGCCGCTTCTCGATTAGTTCAGAGGCCGAGGCCTTTCAACAGTTAACTCAGTTTGTGAATCAGCAGTGGTCTCTACCAGTACCAACAAATATTGATAGAGATGAATTTGAGTGGGTGATGGATTACCAAAGGCCAGGTGGAGTCAGTACGGTTGTATTGGATCTAGAGGTTGGTCTGCTCACTTATGAAAAAGAAAGTGATGGTGTTATTGCCTTGATTAATGACTTACATAAAGGTCGCCACAGTGGGCTTGTATGGAGTTTGTTTATTGATGTATCGGCGATTTTGGCGCTGGTATTTGCTTTAAGTGGCTTGGTATTACTTTGGGCCTATTGCAAAAAGCGGCCTTCGACGTGGCCTTTGGTGTTAGCGGGCTTAGCTGTTCCTTTAGTTATTTATGGTGTTTTTGTTCCATGA
- a CDS encoding helix-turn-helix transcriptional regulator: MRSGHPVMKNGPSNTASINTSALMQLSAHAGTKVRIHNSQALIENSKQAKPSTIKPEHLAADTALIQGQLQLKHQFGHCLMHSSNTLELENATVSIDREASLTFGVLLQGRLHFAIGKQWHQLPTALNQPEDAWCFAINLMQSCHWQRRLYQGNQVKKVSLSIKQAWLEKKMENDGLISPPLSQLLSQHGSVIYWPASKACYKLASKLTKPRCGSALEKEGLSLQLIAHCLEDISSNSHDLKHLDNPKATDTATLALLRELETWATKAGTELPELETIAKKQGLSISGLHRRFKLNVGKSPICYLRERRLQIARDALIRGEASIGEAAYLAGYKHSSNFCSAFKKTFGLTPGQMLEAASYS; the protein is encoded by the coding sequence ATGCGATCCGGTCACCCTGTTATGAAAAATGGCCCAAGTAATACAGCAAGCATTAACACCAGTGCGTTGATGCAACTCAGCGCTCATGCAGGCACTAAAGTTCGTATCCATAACAGTCAAGCTCTTATAGAGAACAGCAAACAAGCAAAACCCAGCACGATAAAGCCAGAACATCTAGCAGCAGATACCGCTTTAATACAGGGGCAGTTGCAGCTTAAACATCAATTTGGCCACTGCCTGATGCATAGCTCCAATACGCTTGAACTAGAAAACGCGACGGTTTCCATAGATAGAGAGGCAAGCCTTACCTTCGGCGTGCTTCTGCAAGGTCGCCTGCACTTTGCAATCGGTAAGCAATGGCATCAACTACCCACGGCTTTAAACCAGCCAGAAGACGCTTGGTGCTTTGCGATAAATCTTATGCAAAGCTGTCACTGGCAGCGCAGGCTCTACCAAGGCAATCAAGTTAAAAAAGTAAGCTTGTCCATCAAGCAGGCGTGGCTTGAAAAAAAGATGGAAAATGATGGCCTTATTAGTCCACCACTTAGCCAGCTGTTAAGTCAGCATGGCAGCGTTATCTATTGGCCAGCCTCCAAAGCGTGTTATAAGCTCGCCAGCAAACTAACAAAACCCCGCTGTGGGTCGGCCTTAGAAAAAGAAGGCTTAAGCCTGCAGCTTATTGCCCACTGCTTAGAAGATATCAGCAGTAACAGCCACGACCTTAAGCATCTGGATAACCCCAAGGCGACCGACACAGCAACCCTCGCCCTCTTGCGCGAGTTAGAAACATGGGCCACTAAGGCGGGCACGGAACTACCGGAACTAGAAACCATCGCTAAGAAACAAGGCTTGAGCATTTCAGGCCTACATAGACGCTTTAAATTAAATGTCGGGAAAAGCCCTATTTGTTATTTGCGAGAGCGGCGCCTGCAGATTGCCAGAGACGCATTAATAAGAGGGGAAGCCAGCATAGGCGAAGCAGCTTATTTAGCAGGCTATAAACACAGCTCTAATTTTTGTTCCGCGTTTAAAAAGACCTTTGGCCTTACCCCCGGACAAATGCTCGAGGCAGCAAGCTATTCTTAA
- a CDS encoding DapH/DapD/GlmU-related protein, which translates to MSDAALKYREQHKQRLNYMPWLYWRLKPAQRKWADTWQQQWQDYLKAMETVHIEGQCFISPEAKLFAEPGRAIRIAEGSFIAANCVLHGPIEIGKNVGINHHAHLDGGKKGIHIGDNCRIAAHSSIIAFNHRYDMDMPISEQGIYSEGINLGQDVWLGAHTGITDGVTLGDGCVVGMRSVVTQSFEAKKVIAGNPARIIKDR; encoded by the coding sequence ATGAGCGACGCCGCTCTTAAATATAGAGAACAGCACAAACAACGCCTTAACTATATGCCTTGGCTGTATTGGCGTTTAAAACCTGCCCAACGCAAATGGGCCGACACTTGGCAACAACAATGGCAAGATTATTTAAAAGCCATGGAAACCGTGCATATAGAAGGCCAGTGCTTTATTTCCCCCGAGGCCAAACTCTTTGCTGAACCTGGCCGAGCCATTCGCATTGCCGAAGGCAGCTTTATTGCAGCCAACTGCGTATTGCATGGCCCCATTGAAATTGGAAAAAACGTCGGCATTAATCACCACGCCCACCTCGATGGCGGTAAGAAAGGCATCCATATTGGCGACAACTGTCGTATTGCTGCACACAGCTCCATTATCGCCTTTAATCATCGTTACGATATGGATATGCCCATCAGCGAGCAGGGTATTTACAGTGAAGGCATAAACCTAGGCCAAGACGTGTGGCTCGGCGCACACACAGGCATTACCGACGGCGTTACACTAGGCGATGGCTGTGTAGTGGGTATGCGCAGCGTAGTGACACAGAGTTTTGAAGCTAAAAAAGTGATCGCGGGCAATCCGGCTCGGATCATAAAGGACAGATAA
- a CDS encoding DUF3301 domain-containing protein produces the protein MTIHDLIIIFIIAMLAYLVWLHLEVSNLARAAATKRCKESDLVLLDQSVILNSISLKKSKFSLFAVERKYHFEFSSIGDTRYRGEVVFLGRRLQFVGLQPYKLQ, from the coding sequence ATGACCATCCATGATCTTATTATCATTTTTATAATAGCGATGCTTGCTTATCTTGTGTGGCTGCATTTAGAAGTGAGTAATTTAGCCCGTGCGGCTGCGACTAAACGCTGCAAAGAAAGCGATCTCGTTTTACTTGATCAAAGTGTCATCCTGAACAGTATTAGCTTAAAGAAAAGTAAGTTCAGTTTATTCGCCGTTGAACGGAAATATCACTTTGAATTTTCAAGTATTGGCGATACACGCTATCGCGGAGAAGTGGTATTTTTAGGCAGGCGCTTACAGTTTGTGGGACTACAGCCCTATAAGCTTCAGTAA